In Flammeovirgaceae bacterium 311, one DNA window encodes the following:
- a CDS encoding Ion channel (COG1226 Kef-type K+ transport systems, predicted NAD-binding component) encodes MNWLLLIAGGIIVIWFIIESLWTTLWIDGNSAPLSTRITTLIWKIWRTLFSQKSHKGLSLAGPLVLLLTVSSWIICLWLGWAMIFYARTGSLASSEGELPDFAGTLWYVAYTMFTVGNGDFLPQGSAWQLLSAFVAFSGMGLVTLSITYVMQIVSAVVTKRSFSSQVTSIAKTADDFVIAQWTGDGFGAIELQLHALSGQLTVLNEQHLAYPILHYYHAKNADKSSSIALPVLDDALTIIMLCADEKYRPAGTILKSCRASISSYMHTLKAAHIHAVDEAPPLPDWEKIKRAGVPLCDKESFEQKFRDNADRRKLLMGLTQNAAWRWPSKLEDNG; translated from the coding sequence ATGAACTGGCTTCTCCTGATTGCCGGAGGTATCATTGTTATATGGTTTATCATAGAAAGTCTATGGACAACACTATGGATCGATGGCAATTCTGCTCCTTTATCTACCCGTATTACCACGCTGATCTGGAAAATCTGGCGCACATTGTTCAGCCAGAAAAGTCATAAAGGCCTTAGCCTTGCCGGTCCGTTGGTGCTGCTTCTCACTGTTTCTTCCTGGATCATATGTCTTTGGCTTGGCTGGGCTATGATTTTTTATGCCCGTACCGGCTCGCTGGCATCCTCTGAAGGAGAACTTCCAGATTTTGCCGGAACCCTGTGGTATGTTGCTTATACCATGTTTACAGTGGGCAATGGCGATTTTTTGCCCCAGGGCAGTGCCTGGCAGTTATTAAGCGCTTTTGTTGCTTTCAGTGGCATGGGACTGGTAACGCTGTCCATCACGTATGTAATGCAGATCGTATCTGCAGTAGTTACCAAGCGTTCTTTCTCAAGCCAGGTGACCAGCATTGCTAAAACGGCCGATGATTTTGTAATAGCTCAGTGGACAGGCGACGGCTTTGGCGCTATTGAACTTCAGTTGCATGCACTTTCCGGGCAGCTCACAGTATTAAATGAGCAGCACCTGGCCTACCCTATATTGCATTATTACCATGCAAAGAATGCAGATAAATCCAGCTCAATAGCCCTGCCTGTGCTCGATGATGCACTTACCATCATCATGCTCTGTGCAGACGAAAAATACAGGCCGGCAGGTACGATACTTAAATCCTGCAGGGCCTCTATCAGCAGCTACATGCATACATTAAAAGCCGCTCATATCCATGCTGTTGATGAAGCACCCCCTCTGCCAGACTGGGAGAAGATAAAGCGGGCTGGAGTGCCCCTTTGTGATAAAGAAAGTTTTGAACAGAAATTCCGGGACAATGCCGACAGAAGAAAGTTACTCATGGGCTTAACACAAAATGCTGCCTGGCGGTGGCCATCAAAGTTAGAAGATAATGGATAG